The nucleotide window GGCCAGTGAGAAGGGAACAAAGGAAAAGAAATTTGTGCTTCCTCGACGCAGGGATTGGTTTAAACTTTTGGTTTCTTCCCTGGCCCTTGATGGCTTGCGAAAAGAACTTTTGTCTCTTGGATGAATTTACGATAAACGCCAATTGTATGGTTCGACAGGGCTCACCATGTCCGTGTCAAGGACACCCTGAGTTTTGTCGAAGAGCAAATCATGGCAACGAGCAATAAAAAAACGTTGAATCATCTCAAGGCCCTCGAAGCCGAGAGCATTCACATCATTCGTGAGGTTGCTGCGGAATTTGAAAACCCCGTGATGCTTTATTCCATCGGGAAAGATTCAGGGGTCATGGTGCGTTTGGCTCAAAAAGCGTTTTATCCGGCCCCGGTTCCATTTCCTTTGATGCATGTGGATACTACCTGGAAGTTCCGGGACATGATCCAATTTCGCGATAAGTTTTGTCGTGAAAATAAATTTAAAATCATTGTCCATATCAACCAGGAAGCCATTCAAATGGGTTTGAATAATCCTTTTAAGGTAGGAAGCCAAAAATATACCACCGCCATGAAAACACAAAGCCTGCTTCAGGCTTTGGAAAAATATAAATTTGATGCCGCGTTTGGCGGGGCACGCCGCGATGAAGAAAAGTCGCGGGCCAAGGAACGTATTTATTCTTTTCGTGATACGGCCCATCAGTGGGATCCCAAAAACCAGCGTCCCGAGCTGTGGAATTTGTATAACGGTAAAATAAACAAGGGGGAAAGTATCCGCGTATTTCCTTTATCTAATTGGACGGAACTTGATGTGTGGCAGTATGTTGATTTGGAAAATATTCCCTTAGTTCCCCTTTATTTTGCCAAGAAACGGCCCATTGTAGAAAGAGACGGGGTCAAAATCATGGTGGACGATGATCGCATGCCCTTAAAACCGGATGAAAAACCCCAAATGGAGATGGTCCGTTTTCGAACCTTGGG belongs to Deltaproteobacteria bacterium GWA2_45_12 and includes:
- a CDS encoding sulfate adenylyltransferase small subunit, with the translated sequence MATSNKKTLNHLKALEAESIHIIREVAAEFENPVMLYSIGKDSGVMVRLAQKAFYPAPVPFPLMHVDTTWKFRDMIQFRDKFCRENKFKIIVHINQEAIQMGLNNPFKVGSQKYTTAMKTQSLLQALEKYKFDAAFGGARRDEEKSRAKERIYSFRDTAHQWDPKNQRPELWNLYNGKINKGESIRVFPLSNWTELDVWQYVDLENIPLVPLYFAKKRPIVERDGVKIMVDDDRMPLKPDEKPQMEMVRFRTLGCYPLSGAVPSTAKTVKEIIQEMLLTRDSERQGRLIDTDEDASMEVKKREGYF